From a region of the Mercurialis annua linkage group LG1-X, ddMerAnnu1.2, whole genome shotgun sequence genome:
- the LOC126666303 gene encoding uncharacterized protein LOC126666303 translates to MAKRKCESDAQTRDYNSWSPEEDALLVDGMLHLVNTGKVINGAFKNGAFQDLQKYMQSMLPGCAKRANPHIKSRHKYLKKQYHAICEMRGDSCSGFGWDSERQCITADDGVFEEWIKVHPNASGIKNKPFPCFDKLCRVFGKDRATGAAAESAADAVEELDKEEQMLGSESMPNSTSYTLLDDDFEDISQFMTSDAPNIFHGAYSAGNKNSNHTSPSSSQAPNGKKKQKVSDTEMLIQSFTSQMTKLEGIFQGAGGHISKLADCFQHEQDAAERRMKIYEELKKIKDISEIQRLTVARKLVKCPFETDFFFSLDDEARSTYVLALLIPDA, encoded by the exons ATGGCTAAAAGAAAGTGTGAAAGCGATGCACAAACTAGAGATTACAATTCATGGTCACCTGAAGAAGATGCTCTTTTAGTTGATGGGATGCTACATTTGGTTAATACTGGAAAGGTGATCAATGGAGCGTTTAAGAATGGTGCTTTTCAAGATTTGCAAAAATATATGCAATCTATGTTGCCTGGATGTGCCAAAAGGGCCAATCCTCATATCAAGTCAagacataaatatttaaaaaaacaatatcaTGCTATATGTGAAATGAGAGGAGATAGTTGTTCGGGTTTTGGATGGGACTCGGAGCGCCAGTGTATCACTGCGGATGATGGTGTATTCGAAGAATGGATTAAG GTTCATCCTAATGCAAGTGGGATAAAAAACAAGCCTTTTCCTTGTTTTGACAAACTTTGTCGAGTATTTGGCAAAGATCGGGCAACTGGAGCTGCAGCCGAGTCTGCAGCAGACGCTGTTGAGGAACTTGATAAAGAAGAGCAAATGTTGGGATCTGAATCAATGCCTAACAGTACTTCATACACTTTGTTGGATGATGATTTTGAAGATATATCACAATTCATGACTAGTGACGCACCAAATATTTTTCATGGTGCTTATTCCGCGGGCAACAAAAATTCAAACCATACTAGTCCATCTTCATCCCAAGCACCAAATGGCAAGAAGAAGCAGAAAGTTTCTGATACTGAGATGCTCATACAATCTTTTACTTCTCAAATGACTAaattagaaggtatttttcaaGGTGCAGGTGGTCATATTTCTAAACTTGCTGACTGTTTTCAACATGAACAAGATGCAGCTGAGAGGAGGATGAAGATATATGAAGAGTTAAAGAAAATCAAAGATATTTCTGAAATACAAAGGCTGACAGTGGCAAGAAAGTTAGTTAAATGTCCATTTGAAACTGACTTCTTTTTCAGCTTGGATGATGAAGCTAGAAGCACATATGTTTTGGCTCTTTTAATTCCAGATGCGTGA
- the LOC126670464 gene encoding uncharacterized protein LOC126670464, whose translation MATIYIEMLLDVYSLMSIIIHKFILNGVKLPKGITYVNDEFGEERVAARLSNIRYAIRENDTYTINLLRMDRKTFWKLCEMVRDVGKLHGTRNLELEEMVAIFLYTISHHEKNRQLQSFFRRSGEAVSRQFNIVLGYILRLQDILFKKPEPILENSTDDRWKCFKNCLGALDGTYIKVRVPKGEKSIYRTRKNEIAMNVLGVCSQDMQFIYVLPGWEGSAHDGRILRNEITRRNGLRVPQGYYYLCDAGYTNCEDFLTPYRACCILHNLIRQEMSVDPMDALYVEEDHSPGIANPHANINYLLSSEEWNQFRETLAVQMFNNWRNNRNSN comes from the exons ATGGCTACTATTTATATAGAAATGCTTCTGGATGTTTATTCTCTCATGTCAATCATCatccataaatttatattaaatggtGTGAAATTACCTAAAGGCATTACCTATGTGAATGATGAATTTGGAGAAGAGAGAGTTGCAGCAAGATTAAGCAATATTAGATATGCTATAAGAGAAAATGATACTTACACAATCAATTTATTGAGAATGGATAGAAAAACATTTTGGAAATTATGTGAGATGGTTAGAGATGTAGGTAAGTTACATGGAACAAGAAATTTAGAGCTTGAAGAAATGGtagctatttttttatatactatCAGTCATCATGAGAAAAATAGACAGCTACAGTCGTTCTTTCGCAGATCTGGAGAGGCTGTTAGTAGACAATTTAATATAGTTCTAGGTTACATTCTTCGACTTCAagatattttattcaaaaagccAGAACCTATTCTCGAAAACAGTACAGACGATAGATGGAAGTGCTTCAAG AATTGTTTAGGTGCTTTAGATGGAACATATATTAAAGTACGAGTACCAAAAGGAGAGAAGTCTATATACCGTACAAGAAAAAATGAGATAGCTATGAATGTTTTAGGAGTATGTTCGCAagatatgcaattcatatatgTTCTACCAGGATGGGAAGGGTCGGCACATGATGGTAGAATTTTAAGAAATGAAATAACTAGAAGAAATGGTCTTAGAGTACCTCAAG gGTACTACTATTTGTGTGACGCTGGCTATACAAACTGTGAGGATTTTCTTACTCCATATAGAG CTTGTTGCATTCTTCATAATCTAATTAGACAAGAGATGAGTGTTGATCCAATGGATGCTTTATATGTAGAGGAAGATCATTCACCTGGAATTGCTAATCCACATGCTAATATCAACTATCTCTTATCATCAGAAGAGTGGAATCAATTTAGAGAAACTTTAGCTGTGCAAATGTTCAACAATTGGAGAAATAATAGGAATAGTAATTAG